The genomic window CGACAACCCGAACGATTTCAACCACGGCGAGCACGCCACGGCCGCCGACTATTTCGTCGCCGGGCGCGAATTCACGCCGACCTCGGTTCCGCCTTCCAATGACCACGCGGGGAATCCGACCCAGGTCGCGGTCAGCGACATCGTTCTCGGCAACCCGGCCGCGACGGCAAGGATTGGTTTCTTGCCGGGCGTCGCCCCGGCCGCCGCGGTGGCCGCGTCGAACGTCGCAGAGGGCGTCGTTCCGGCGGGATACGACGAATCCGGCCCCGGCGCACCGGGGGGAGTCGGTTTCGCAGGCCCTGCCGAGGGCGAGTACGTCGACGTCGGGGCGGTCGAGAAGTTCTCGGCCAAGATCAGCGAACTGACGGCGGACGAGTTGGCCGCCGCGTGGCAAGATTACCAGGCCCGACTCAAGCCCGGCGCCCTCTCGCGCCAGCAGCAGGTCGAGGCCCAATTGTTGTTGGCAAGGTGGGGTCGCGCCGACGGGCAGGCAGCGGTCGAGGCGGCGCTGAAGCTGTCTGATCTTGAACTGCTGCAGGAGGCGTATCCGCGCGTGCTCGAAGCTTGGGCGGCCAACCAGCCGGCCCTTGCGGCGGCGTGGTATCTCGACGCGAAGAGCGAGTCGATCCGCACCGAAGACAATCTCGCCGCCGGCGAGGCGTTCGCCCAAGCGATCTACAAATGGCAAGCGCTCAATCAGCCTCAGGAAGCGATCAAGTCGCTCGACAAGCTCGACCGCATGCCGGAGCTGTGGGGCGCCATCGAGGGAATCGAGCAGGCCCGCGAGTTGACCGGCTTCGACAAGAAGCTGCTGCAGTCCATGGCCGGCGAATTGGAGAAGGAAGCCGCGATTCGCGAGATCGTCAAGTGCCGCAACACGCTCCTGAATCTGCAGGACCCGAGCGCGAATAGCCCTGCACAACAGGAGATTCGTGCGATCTTTTTCCAGAAGCTAGAGCAGTCCGGGGCGATTCACGATTTGCAGCCCGCGGAGACGGGGGATTGACGGTTGCGCCCGCTGGGAGCAATTCGTGCAACGCAACGGCCGAGCGGGGCGCTCGTGCGGTGAGAACCCGTGACGCACCGTGATCGCGCCAACGCCCCGTCGTGCGCCGTTGCTTTTTCCAAACGACGCCGAGCTCAACGAGCGCCGGCAACGGCGCACGACGGGAGTCTGGCGAGATCGCAGCGGAGGATTGCCTGCCGGCGAAAGAGAACCGACGCGACGAAGACAACGCCCGCGAGCCGCGCCGAGGCTAGTTCCGGGACGACGGCAGCGCTTGCCGACGCAACGGGGCCCGATCCGAACTCGCGCTGCCAGACGAGGAAGTCGGCGCCGGTCGTGGCGCCGTCTCCGTCCGCGTCGGCCCCGCCGAGCGAGCCGTAGTCGGCGGCCCACGCGGCCAAGTCTTCGCCGTCGACGCGGCCATCGTTGGTGAAGTCGGCCGCGAACGCGGGCCCGGCCGGCCCCGCCAGCTCGATGTTGTCGAGTCCCAAGACCGCCGAGACCGCCTCGCCCACCGGCGACGGCGTGCCGGGATCGTGACGCAGCATGACGCGCACCACGTTCTCCATGGCCGCGGCGTAGGTCGCCGTGCCCGCAACGTGCGCGAGGTCGCTCTCGGCAAGCGAGAACTCGTAGCTCCGCCACGTTCCGTCGGCGGGGACCAACTGCGGTTCAGCCGAGGTCCAGCGTTCGGCGACGCTGCCCGGGGCGAAGAGCACGGCGCGCATCCACAGGGGATCGGAGCCAGGCGCGTTCTGCATGTCGACGCGAATTCGCGAGGCGCCGATCGCCGCGTAGGAGCCCTGCCACGCGGCCGAGTCGTTGTAAGTCGCCAGATTCGTCCCCGACGCGAGGACCCGCAAGTAGGCGTCGCCGTCGCCCGCCGGTCCGCCGCTGGACTGTCGCGTCGGCAGCCCGGAGCCGAACAAGCCTCCCGACCAGCCCGCGGTTCCGGGCGCCGTGAACGAATCGCTGTGCAAACTGGCCGCGCGCAGATCCCCCCCAGGCGAGAGCCCGCCGACCAGCAGGCCGCCGACGACGGCAACGAACCATGGTGCTTTCATCGGCGCGGGAATCTGCGGCGGACCAGGGGTGCGGACAACGCGAGCGTCGTCGCGGCGAGAATGCTCGCCGTCGGTTCGGCGATGGCGACGATGCGATAGATTGAACCCGTGGGGAGATTCGTTACGGGATCGAGCCCGCTGGCCGACAACGTCGTGCGGGTGGCGACGTACGCCTCGCCGAGTTCGTCCAGGCCGAACGCGAGCACGTACTCGCCGATCGGGTTGCCTCCGACGACGTCAAGCACCGACAGGGCGAACGTCCCCGGGCTCGTCTCTTCCAGCCCCAACAGCGTGCCGTTGGCCGGCGCGAACGCGGTGCTGAAATCGCCGAACAGGTATTTGCCGTTCAGCGCCGGCGCGGCGCCGCGATGCACGACGCCCCCCGTCACGGAGATCCCGATTTGCGGCAGGCCGTTGACGATGCCTGCGCGCGTGTACTGGGCGATCGGATCGACAAGCGGCACGACCGGCGTCGGCGCCACGGTCGGGTCGAAATCGAAGCTGCCTTCTTTGATCCGCCAGCCGTAGTTGCCCCCCGCTTGGACGATGTTCACCTCCTCGACGGCGCCCTGACCGACGTCGGCGACATAGAACCGATGGTCGCCCCCCGGGCCGTCGTCGAACGCGGCGCGCCACGGATTGCGCAAACCGTAGGCGAAGATCTCCTCCCGGACCCCTCCGCCGACGCCGACGAAGGGATTGTCCGCGGGGATGCCGTATTGGCCCGTCGGGCCGTTCGTGCCGTCGACGTCGATTCGCAGCACTTTGCCCAGCAGCTTGGTGCGGTCCTGAGAGTTGCCAAGCGACCCCGAGACGATTGGATTGCCGTTCATGCCGCCGGTGTGACCGGCGCGATTGTCGTTCGCCCCGCCGCCGTCGCCGGTCGTGACGTACAACATGCCGTCGGGGCCGAAGTTCAGCGAGCCGCCGTTGTGGTTGAACTGCGGCTGATCGAACGACATCAGGATCCGCTCCGAAGCGGGAAGAGCCGTATTGGCTCCAAGGCCGGCGACGGCGTACTCGGCGACGATGCTCTGATGGTCGATCGGGTTGACCGCGTCGTTGGGATCGCCTCCCGGCCTTGGAGCGCTGTAGTACACGTAGAACTTGTCGGCCCCCGGCTGACCGGCTTGACCGAACTGCGGGTGAAATGCGAGGCCCAACAGCCCTCGTTCGTCGAAGCCCGGGCGTTCGGCGACGAGCTTCGACCCCAGGTCCAACAGCGGAGCGGGCAGCAGCGCTCCGCCGGCGATGACGTGAATTGTGCCGCGCTGGTCAGCGACGAACAGCCGGTTCGAGCCGTCCCCCGCGTGGGCGATGGCGACTGGCGCCACGATCGCGCCTTGCGTGACCGGCTCGAGCTTGATCTGCGGAAAGGCGCCGCCGGCGGGGCGGTTCGTCGCGGCGACAAGAACGATCGCCGCCAGGGACGACCACCCCCCGCGCACCGCCAATCGCGAACGAAGTCCTCGGTGCATGATGCGTTTCCTCGCTGTTCGACGCGCATGACAATGCGGTCGTGGGACGCTCTGAAGATCAGTCGCCCTGCGGCGCCGAGTCGCCGCGAACGGGCGGCGTACGAGCGAACTCCACATTCACAATGTCGGCGTCGCCGGAGAGTCTTGCACCAAACCGAGAATCAGCGGCGATTGCCTGCGGCGGCGCGAGAACATCCGCCGGCGCGCGAATCGAAACGCTCAACCTGCCGCAGAAGCGAGTTGCAGGTATTCGGTCACGCGCGGCTCGACGAGCGGCGTGACCTCGTAGAACACGAGCCCGTCGCGCACCGCACGAAAGACGCGCAGCGAGCCGTCGTCGTCGGCCATCTGCGGCTGATCGCGGCCGACGAGGTCGACGAACACGATCACCTCCCGGCCGTCGACCTCGCACAGCATCGAGGTTGTCTGCCGCGACAGCCCGCCTGAGTAGCTCAGCCCCAGCATCCGCGTCCCCGCGGGCATGGCGGCCAACTGCAGGGGCAAGCCCAACTGCTTCTGAAACGCCGCAGCGAACCGCTCCGGGTCGTGGCACTCGTAGTA from Pirellulales bacterium includes these protein-coding regions:
- a CDS encoding PQQ-dependent sugar dehydrogenase; the encoded protein is MHRGLRSRLAVRGGWSSLAAIVLVAATNRPAGGAFPQIKLEPVTQGAIVAPVAIAHAGDGSNRLFVADQRGTIHVIAGGALLPAPLLDLGSKLVAERPGFDERGLLGLAFHPQFGQAGQPGADKFYVYYSAPRPGGDPNDAVNPIDHQSIVAEYAVAGLGANTALPASERILMSFDQPQFNHNGGSLNFGPDGMLYVTTGDGGGANDNRAGHTGGMNGNPIVSGSLGNSQDRTKLLGKVLRIDVDGTNGPTGQYGIPADNPFVGVGGGVREEIFAYGLRNPWRAAFDDGPGGDHRFYVADVGQGAVEEVNIVQAGGNYGWRIKEGSFDFDPTVAPTPVVPLVDPIAQYTRAGIVNGLPQIGISVTGGVVHRGAAPALNGKYLFGDFSTAFAPANGTLLGLEETSPGTFALSVLDVVGGNPIGEYVLAFGLDELGEAYVATRTTLSASGLDPVTNLPTGSIYRIVAIAEPTASILAATTLALSAPLVRRRFPRR